In one window of Coralliovum pocilloporae DNA:
- the metK gene encoding methionine adenosyltransferase, translating into MARQDYLFTSESVSEGHPDKICDQISDAILDAYLEADPYSRVAVETLTTTNRVVLAGEVRGPDSMNADRMEQIARDVIKQIGYEQDGFHWQTADISVHVHEQSADIAQGVDEGADKDEGAGDQGIMFGYAVNETPELMPAPIYYAHQILKRLSDVRHSGEQAALGPDAKSQLSVRYENGKPVEVTSLVLSTQHLDEALTSADIRDMVEPYIRSVLPESWVTDQTVWHVNPTGKFVIGGPDGDAGLTGRKIIVDTYGGAAPHGGGAFSGKDPTKVDRSAAYASRYLAKNVVAAGLAERCVIQLSYAIGVAEPLSLYVDTQGTGTVDEAKIEAALMNVMDLTPRGIRQHLSLNRPIYQRTASYGHFGRAPEADGGFSWERTDLIDAIRSAIG; encoded by the coding sequence GTGGCACGTCAAGATTACCTGTTCACCAGTGAATCCGTTTCTGAAGGTCATCCGGACAAAATCTGTGATCAGATTTCAGACGCCATCCTTGATGCCTATCTGGAAGCAGACCCGTATTCTCGTGTTGCTGTTGAAACTCTGACAACAACCAATCGCGTGGTTCTCGCCGGTGAAGTCCGTGGCCCGGACAGCATGAATGCTGATCGGATGGAGCAGATTGCACGGGATGTAATCAAGCAGATCGGTTATGAGCAGGACGGTTTTCACTGGCAGACAGCTGATATCTCCGTTCACGTACATGAGCAGTCTGCTGACATCGCGCAAGGCGTTGATGAAGGTGCGGACAAGGACGAAGGCGCTGGCGACCAGGGCATCATGTTCGGCTATGCGGTGAACGAGACACCCGAGCTGATGCCTGCTCCGATCTATTATGCTCATCAGATTCTGAAGCGTCTGTCTGACGTGCGCCACTCGGGCGAGCAAGCCGCCCTTGGCCCTGATGCCAAGAGCCAGCTCTCAGTTCGCTACGAGAACGGCAAGCCTGTAGAAGTCACATCGCTGGTCCTTTCCACGCAGCATCTTGACGAGGCTCTGACGTCTGCTGACATCCGCGACATGGTCGAGCCTTACATCCGCTCGGTTCTGCCGGAAAGCTGGGTCACAGACCAGACAGTCTGGCACGTTAACCCGACCGGCAAGTTCGTTATTGGTGGTCCGGACGGTGATGCAGGCCTGACCGGTCGCAAGATCATCGTTGACACCTATGGCGGTGCCGCACCTCACGGTGGTGGCGCATTCTCCGGTAAAGACCCAACCAAGGTTGATCGCTCCGCAGCCTATGCCTCGCGCTATCTGGCCAAAAACGTGGTTGCTGCAGGTCTGGCAGAACGCTGTGTTATTCAGCTTTCTTATGCGATCGGTGTAGCCGAGCCTCTGTCTCTTTATGTGGATACCCAGGGTACCGGAACCGTCGATGAGGCAAAGATTGAAGCGGCGCTGATGAACGTGATGGACCTGACGCCACGCGGCATTCGCCAGCACCTCAGTCTGAACCGGCCGATTTATCAGCGCACAGCATCCTATGGCCATTTCGGTCGCGCACCTGAAGCTGATGGCGGCTTCTCCTGGGAGCGTACCGACCTGATTGATGCCATTCGGTCTGCGATCGGCTGA
- the miaB gene encoding tRNA (N6-isopentenyl adenosine(37)-C2)-methylthiotransferase MiaB — protein MSDARKTVFVKTYGCQMNVYDSDRMTDALLPSGYDVTETIEGADLVILNTCHIREKAAEKVYSELGRIRKLKEAREAQGGSMMIGVAGCVAQAEGEEIVRRSPVVDLVFGPQSYHKLPDLIDKAKDTRGLVDTDFPVEDKFAALPKPDKKLTQARGSTAFLTVQEGCDKFCAFCVVPYTRGAEVSRSVAQIQAEAQALVEAGVREITLLGQNVNAWHGEGQDGREWGLGELLHHLADIEGLERLRYTTSHPGDMDDALIDAHGSLDKLMPYLHLPVQSGSDAILKAMNRRHTREDYFRLVDRIRSVRDDIALSGDFIVGFPGETDQDFEDTLDLVRRVTYAQAYSFKYSPRPGTPAADSEEQVPEDVKSERLYRLQDLLKEQQAAFNQSCLGREMDLLLERPGRMDGQLVGRSPWLQAVQVEAPQSLIGQIARVRIDKVGNNSLFASLTDTPVWAHSEISEQDSQAERSLVEH, from the coding sequence ATGAGCGACGCACGCAAGACCGTTTTTGTAAAGACCTATGGCTGCCAGATGAACGTCTATGATTCCGACCGGATGACCGACGCTCTGCTGCCAAGCGGCTATGATGTGACGGAAACGATCGAGGGTGCCGATCTGGTTATTCTCAACACCTGTCACATTCGGGAAAAAGCGGCGGAAAAAGTCTATTCAGAGCTCGGGCGCATCCGCAAGCTGAAGGAAGCGCGTGAAGCCCAGGGCGGTTCCATGATGATCGGCGTTGCCGGTTGTGTGGCCCAGGCTGAGGGCGAGGAAATCGTTCGTCGTTCGCCCGTGGTTGATCTCGTCTTCGGTCCGCAAAGCTATCACAAGCTTCCCGATCTGATTGACAAGGCCAAAGACACACGCGGCCTTGTGGATACGGACTTTCCGGTCGAGGACAAGTTTGCGGCTCTTCCCAAGCCGGACAAGAAACTGACACAGGCCCGCGGCTCAACCGCTTTCCTGACTGTGCAGGAAGGCTGCGACAAGTTCTGCGCCTTCTGCGTGGTGCCCTATACGCGCGGGGCTGAAGTGTCCCGGTCTGTTGCCCAGATTCAGGCCGAAGCCCAGGCTCTGGTTGAGGCAGGTGTCCGTGAAATCACCCTGCTCGGACAGAACGTCAATGCCTGGCATGGAGAAGGTCAGGACGGTCGGGAATGGGGTCTTGGCGAGCTGCTTCACCACCTGGCTGATATAGAAGGCCTGGAGCGGCTGCGCTATACCACAAGCCATCCGGGTGATATGGATGATGCGTTGATCGATGCGCATGGTTCTCTCGACAAGCTGATGCCCTATCTGCATCTGCCGGTTCAGTCAGGCTCCGACGCCATCCTGAAAGCCATGAACCGCCGTCATACGCGGGAGGACTATTTCCGTCTTGTGGACCGCATTCGCTCGGTACGGGACGATATTGCGCTTTCCGGTGATTTCATTGTCGGTTTTCCGGGTGAAACTGATCAGGACTTCGAGGATACGCTCGACCTTGTCCGGCGGGTGACATACGCCCAGGCCTATTCCTTCAAATACAGCCCCCGGCCTGGCACACCCGCTGCCGACAGCGAGGAGCAGGTGCCGGAAGATGTGAAATCCGAGCGACTTTATCGTCTGCAGGACCTGCTCAAAGAACAACAGGCGGCTTTCAACCAGTCCTGTCTGGGACGGGAAATGGATCTTCTGCTTGAGCGCCCGGGGCGCATGGATGGCCAGCTGGTGGGCCGTTCTCCGTGGCTGCAGGCCGTGCAGGTTGAAGCGCCTCAGAGCCTTATCGGTCAGATCGCACGGGTACGGATCGACAAGGTTGGCAATAACAGTCTGTTTGCATCATTGACGGACACGCCGGTTTGGGCGCACTCTGAGATCAGTGAACAGGATTCGCAAGCAGAGAGGTCGCTCGTTGAGCACTGA
- a CDS encoding PhoH family protein, whose translation MSTDISDATSGGSGNGAHASDLGHIVLAFDDNRLVGLLFGEFDQNLAMIEQKIGVDVIARGNKVTIKGDGDACEQARHVLESLYQRLLSGEDLVPGDVDGAVRVAAQSAAQLSLPTLETKNRQSMAQISTRRKTLIARSTTQDAYIRAMDRVEMIFGVGPAGTGKTYLAVAYAAALLERGEISRLILSRPAVEAGERLGFLPGDMKEKVDPYLRPLYDALYDMMSPEKVDRGLQSGMIEIAPLAFMRGRTLSDAVVILDEAQNTTSMQMKMFLTRLGEGSKMIITGDPSQVDLPPGQTSGLREALALLKDVEGVAQVRFRDQDVVRHELVARIVRAYDEAGRQKAEAKASRVTEAD comes from the coding sequence TTGAGCACTGACATATCTGACGCCACGTCCGGCGGATCCGGGAATGGGGCTCATGCCTCTGATCTCGGTCATATTGTTCTGGCTTTCGATGACAACCGCCTTGTTGGCCTGCTGTTCGGGGAATTCGATCAGAACCTCGCCATGATTGAGCAGAAGATCGGCGTTGACGTTATTGCACGCGGCAACAAGGTCACCATCAAAGGCGATGGTGACGCCTGTGAACAGGCCCGGCACGTTCTGGAAAGCCTCTATCAGCGCCTTCTGTCCGGTGAGGATCTGGTCCCCGGTGATGTGGATGGCGCGGTCCGGGTTGCAGCACAAAGTGCAGCCCAGCTTTCCCTGCCTACACTTGAGACAAAGAACCGCCAGTCCATGGCGCAGATTTCAACACGCCGGAAAACCCTGATTGCCCGGTCGACCACTCAGGATGCCTATATCCGGGCGATGGACCGGGTGGAAATGATCTTCGGTGTCGGGCCCGCCGGTACGGGCAAGACCTATCTGGCCGTCGCGTATGCAGCAGCCCTTCTTGAGCGGGGGGAGATTTCCCGGCTGATCCTGTCGCGGCCTGCCGTTGAAGCCGGTGAACGACTTGGCTTCCTGCCCGGCGACATGAAGGAGAAGGTCGACCCCTATCTCCGGCCTCTTTATGACGCTCTCTACGATATGATGTCGCCGGAAAAGGTGGATCGTGGCCTGCAGTCCGGCATGATCGAGATCGCTCCCCTTGCCTTCATGCGCGGGCGGACGCTGTCTGATGCGGTTGTCATTCTGGACGAGGCGCAGAACACCACCAGTATGCAGATGAAGATGTTCCTGACCCGGCTTGGCGAGGGGTCAAAGATGATCATCACCGGCGATCCGAGTCAGGTCGATCTGCCACCCGGCCAGACATCCGGTCTGCGGGAAGCTCTGGCGCTTCTGAAAGATGTGGAAGGTGTTGCTCAGGTCCGCTTCCGCGATCAGGATGTGGTACGCCATGAACTGGTTGCCCGTATTGTACGTGCCTATGATGAAGCGGGGCGTCAGAAAGCAGAGGCGAAAGCCTCCAGGGTGACTGAAGCGGATTGA
- the trmB gene encoding tRNA (guanosine(46)-N7)-methyltransferase TrmB yields the protein MPFGLRSADTQSDGLYDMMRDPAESAFYGRRKGHKLRPGQEDLMDGLLSDLSLDVSRPAPSAMQSLFPRPVREIWLEIGFGGGEHLLHQASLHPDIGFIGVEPFVNGMAKALAGIAQGGQDNIRLYHDDALHVLNWLPDSCLSRVYLLYPDPWPKKRHWKRRFVSQSTLDQFARTLRPDGEFRFASDIDTYVDWTLRHCHASGRFRWTADQASDWHAPWADWIRTRYEAKAIREGRTPAYLTFSKQAD from the coding sequence ATGCCATTCGGTCTGCGATCGGCTGATACTCAATCTGACGGTCTGTATGACATGATGCGCGATCCTGCAGAATCCGCCTTTTATGGACGACGCAAGGGCCACAAGCTGAGACCCGGACAGGAAGACCTGATGGATGGTCTTCTGTCCGATCTGTCGCTTGATGTGAGCCGGCCTGCGCCTTCGGCCATGCAATCCCTTTTCCCCAGACCTGTTCGGGAAATCTGGCTTGAAATCGGCTTTGGTGGTGGCGAGCATCTTCTGCATCAGGCCAGCCTTCACCCTGATATTGGCTTTATCGGTGTCGAGCCGTTCGTCAATGGCATGGCCAAGGCGCTTGCGGGTATTGCACAGGGCGGGCAGGACAATATCCGCCTCTATCACGATGATGCCCTGCATGTGCTGAACTGGTTGCCGGACAGCTGCCTCAGCCGCGTCTATCTGCTCTATCCGGACCCCTGGCCGAAGAAGAGACACTGGAAACGCCGATTTGTGTCCCAGAGCACACTTGACCAGTTTGCCCGTACGCTCAGGCCGGATGGGGAATTTCGCTTTGCCTCAGATATCGATACCTATGTGGACTGGACCCTGCGCCACTGCCACGCATCCGGCAGATTTCGCTGGACGGCCGACCAGGCCTCCGACTGGCACGCTCCATGGGCTGACTGGATCAGGACACGGTACGAAGCCAAAGCCATACGGGAAGGCCGCACGCCAGCCTATCTCACCTTCAGCAAGCAGGCAGACTGA
- the rimP gene encoding ribosome maturation factor RimP: MIDLVNADLNEPRLIEEKGLDARIAAIVEPAILDLGYRLVRARISGLNGCTLQIMAERPDGKMSVDDCEAVSKAVSPVLDVEDPIDRAYHLEVSSPGIDRPLVRESDFLRWTGHVTKLETALLINGRRRFRGTILAVEDGNLTIRMDDAGADGDADATIRLDEIGEAKLVLTDALIDAALKAGTAEESRDA; encoded by the coding sequence ATGATAGATTTAGTCAACGCCGATCTAAATGAACCTCGCCTGATCGAGGAAAAGGGACTGGACGCGCGCATTGCCGCGATTGTCGAGCCCGCCATTCTGGACCTGGGCTATCGCCTTGTGCGGGCGCGCATCAGTGGTCTGAACGGCTGCACGCTGCAGATCATGGCAGAGCGCCCGGATGGCAAAATGTCTGTTGATGATTGCGAGGCTGTCAGCAAGGCCGTCTCGCCTGTTCTTGACGTGGAAGACCCGATTGACCGGGCCTATCACCTGGAGGTCTCCTCTCCGGGGATTGACCGGCCGCTTGTTCGCGAGAGCGATTTTCTGCGCTGGACAGGGCATGTCACGAAACTGGAAACCGCCCTTCTGATCAACGGGCGACGCCGCTTTCGCGGGACAATCCTCGCTGTTGAGGATGGAAATCTGACCATCCGTATGGATGATGCCGGAGCTGATGGTGATGCAGACGCAACCATCCGGCTGGATGAAATTGGGGAAGCTAAGCTGGTTCTGACCGATGCATTGATTGATGCAGCGCTCAAGGCCGGAACGGCAGAAGAAAGCCGCGACGCCTAG
- the ybeY gene encoding rRNA maturation RNase YbeY, producing the protein MTDFDIDVLVEADAWGDPDDLEAMAERAIEAACSTLKTSFAVPQELSAVFTDDAAIRVLNRDYRQKDKPTNVLSFPQSDNPLDDPSGLLGDIILAYETVRREADQSDRSFQDHVTHLIVHGFLHLLGYDHLNDDEAEEMERLEISILGSLDIDDPYGDHPIDEFPVN; encoded by the coding sequence ATGACTGATTTCGATATTGATGTTCTGGTGGAAGCCGACGCCTGGGGTGATCCTGATGATCTGGAAGCCATGGCGGAGCGCGCCATTGAGGCTGCCTGTTCGACACTCAAGACGTCCTTTGCCGTACCCCAGGAGCTCTCTGCCGTCTTCACGGATGATGCCGCAATTCGCGTCCTCAACAGGGATTACCGGCAGAAGGATAAGCCAACCAATGTGCTGTCCTTCCCGCAATCCGATAATCCGCTTGATGATCCGTCCGGCCTTCTCGGTGACATCATTCTCGCCTATGAGACGGTTCGAAGGGAGGCCGATCAATCCGATCGCTCCTTTCAGGATCACGTTACTCACCTTATTGTTCACGGTTTTCTTCATCTTTTGGGCTATGATCATCTGAATGACGATGAAGCTGAAGAGATGGAACGATTGGAAATTTCTATTCTTGGCTCGCTCGATATTGATGATCCCTATGGAGATCACCCGATCGACGAGTTTCCGGTAAACTGA
- a CDS encoding N-acetyltransferase, with protein MSLFGQNQSALIRNASQDDLRAMASLHESCFARGWSKAELADLLADTSVLTLSAFQRTWTGTLRLAAFLVTRQAADEAEILTLAVNPTYRRRHIAQSLLHEAGRRLVAEGISTVFLEVDEGNLSACHLYEKNGFEVVGKRSGYYQDKDGHKATALVMRTDLS; from the coding sequence ATGAGCCTGTTCGGACAAAATCAGTCTGCCCTTATCCGCAACGCCAGTCAGGACGACCTGCGCGCCATGGCTTCCCTGCATGAGAGCTGCTTTGCCCGCGGGTGGAGCAAGGCAGAGCTTGCCGATCTTCTGGCTGACACGTCGGTTCTGACCCTGTCCGCTTTCCAGCGCACCTGGACTGGCACCCTGCGACTGGCTGCCTTTCTTGTCACCCGTCAGGCTGCAGATGAAGCGGAAATCCTCACCCTTGCCGTGAATCCAACCTATCGCCGCCGTCATATTGCCCAGTCACTTCTGCACGAAGCAGGTCGCAGGCTTGTCGCAGAAGGTATCTCAACCGTGTTTCTCGAGGTGGATGAAGGCAACCTGTCAGCCTGTCACCTCTATGAGAAAAACGGCTTTGAAGTGGTCGGCAAGCGGAGCGGATATTACCAGGACAAGGACGGCCACAAGGCAACTGCCCTTGTCATGCGCACAGATCTTAGCTAA
- a CDS encoding Fur family transcriptional regulator, producing MEPEKTLEELCAANGMRMTDQRRVIARILQDASDHPDVEELYRRAVAVDDKISISTVYRTVKLFEDAGIIARHDFRDGRSRYETIPDEHHDHLIDLRSGSVIEFRSEDIERLQEIVARELGFKLVDHRLELYGVPLDDDKA from the coding sequence ATGGAACCGGAAAAAACCCTGGAGGAACTGTGCGCAGCAAACGGCATGCGCATGACCGATCAGCGCCGGGTGATTGCCCGTATTCTGCAGGATGCCTCAGACCATCCGGATGTGGAAGAACTGTATCGCCGGGCTGTGGCTGTTGATGACAAGATCTCGATTTCAACTGTCTACCGGACCGTAAAGCTGTTCGAGGATGCCGGGATCATCGCCCGACATGACTTCCGCGATGGCCGCTCACGCTATGAGACCATTCCTGATGAGCATCATGATCACCTGATTGATCTGAGGAGTGGTTCCGTTATCGAATTTCGCTCCGAAGATATCGAGCGGCTTCAGGAGATCGTGGCCCGTGAGCTGGGTTTCAAACTCGTCGACCACCGGCTGGAGCTGTATGGCGTTCCCCTTGATGATGACAAGGCGTAG
- a CDS encoding lysophospholipid acyltransferase family protein yields MAKARAVFSLVALALFLIPGLPLQWICVRFKLPPARLIPNLFHRYVCAAIGVRIHIEGAPTGKRPLLITSNHLSWLDIPVLSAVMPLSFVAKSDVAGWPIIGTFARLQRSIFVERTRRSATGKAASQMADRLSDGDPIVLFPEGTSSDGNYTLPFKSALIGATEKVIAGASDHSDVLIQPVSIAYTRLDGLPMTRRDRPATAWYGDMDLGPHLWDILKGGAVDVTVSFGDPVSIHDFANRKVMAKHLEDTVRQMTVRATLGRPDAE; encoded by the coding sequence ATGGCAAAGGCGCGCGCGGTCTTTTCTCTGGTTGCTCTGGCGCTGTTTCTGATCCCGGGCCTGCCACTGCAATGGATCTGCGTTCGATTCAAGCTGCCACCGGCCCGTCTGATTCCCAATCTCTTTCATCGCTATGTCTGCGCTGCAATCGGTGTTCGCATCCATATCGAAGGCGCCCCAACCGGCAAACGGCCACTCCTTATCACCTCGAACCATCTGTCCTGGCTGGATATACCGGTTCTCAGTGCGGTGATGCCGCTTTCCTTTGTTGCCAAGTCCGATGTGGCCGGCTGGCCCATTATCGGGACGTTTGCCCGGCTGCAACGATCCATTTTTGTTGAACGAACACGACGCTCTGCCACTGGCAAGGCCGCAAGCCAGATGGCGGATCGCCTGTCGGATGGAGACCCTATTGTCCTCTTTCCTGAAGGTACATCATCCGATGGCAATTATACGCTCCCCTTCAAAAGCGCCCTGATTGGCGCAACCGAGAAGGTTATTGCGGGCGCATCCGATCATTCTGATGTGCTGATCCAGCCCGTCTCGATTGCCTATACACGGCTTGATGGTCTGCCCATGACCCGCCGCGACCGACCGGCAACCGCCTGGTATGGTGATATGGATCTCGGGCCCCATCTCTGGGATATCCTGAAAGGTGGCGCGGTGGATGTGACCGTCAGCTTTGGCGATCCCGTTTCCATCCATGATTTTGCCAACCGCAAGGTGATGGCAAAACATCTGGAAGACACGGTCCGGCAGATGACGGTGAGAGCGACCCTTGGCCGACCGGATGCCGAATAG
- a CDS encoding helix-turn-helix domain-containing protein has translation MASKKAPNPIDIHVGSRVRLRRMMLGMSQEKLGEHLGITFQQIQKYEKGTNRIGASRLQHIATVLGVPVAFFFEDAPGTPSEAAEGFSDSQSGSYVVDFLSSSEGLQLNKAFVKIKDAKTRRKVVELVQAISSADSA, from the coding sequence ATGGCCAGTAAAAAAGCTCCGAACCCAATTGATATCCATGTTGGCAGCCGCGTCCGTCTTCGGCGCATGATGCTTGGTATGAGTCAGGAAAAACTTGGCGAACATCTCGGCATCACATTCCAGCAGATTCAGAAATATGAAAAAGGCACCAACCGTATAGGTGCAAGCCGCCTCCAGCACATTGCAACCGTGCTCGGTGTGCCGGTGGCCTTCTTCTTTGAAGATGCGCCAGGCACACCTTCAGAAGCCGCTGAGGGGTTCTCAGATTCCCAGTCCGGTTCCTACGTGGTGGACTTCCTGTCCAGCTCGGAAGGCCTCCAGCTCAACAAGGCGTTCGTCAAGATCAAGGATGCCAAGACACGCCGCAAAGTGGTTGAGCTGGTCCAGGCAATTTCAAGCGCGGATTCCGCTTAA
- a CDS encoding hemolysin family protein, with product MTPDTQQTPSITDEDDDSRSSKSGSSETVEPVKADTQPARQGEPWIDRLRNLLGFRDPGRLRHDLEQALTDDHGEASDFSPEEKEMLRNILRLREVRVDDVMVPRADINAVEADITLGALLEIFREAGHSRMPVYNDTLDDPRGMVHIKDVMAYIIETAQPNGDSKTNLPQLDDEHVDLTRTLSDCNLIRDVLFVPPSMPATDLLAKMQASRTQMALVIDEYGGTDGLVSLEDVVETVVGDIEDEHDVDDSELIVEAGADQWIADARVALDDLAETLGDDFHAGEHSEDVDTLGGLLFVLIGRIPVRGELITALPNFEFEVVDADPRRIKKLRIFKGKQGVARPKLWRGEARSSDQKS from the coding sequence ATGACACCTGACACGCAGCAGACCCCCTCTATCACTGACGAAGACGACGACTCGCGAAGTAGCAAATCCGGGTCATCCGAGACCGTTGAACCGGTCAAGGCAGACACGCAACCTGCACGACAGGGAGAGCCCTGGATTGACCGGTTACGGAATCTTCTGGGATTCAGGGATCCAGGCCGTCTGAGACATGACCTTGAACAGGCCCTGACCGATGATCACGGGGAAGCATCCGACTTCTCACCTGAAGAAAAGGAAATGCTGCGCAACATCCTGCGCCTCAGGGAAGTGCGCGTGGATGACGTCATGGTGCCCCGCGCCGACATCAATGCTGTTGAAGCCGATATCACGCTTGGCGCTCTGTTGGAGATTTTCCGGGAAGCGGGGCATTCCCGCATGCCGGTCTATAACGACACACTGGATGACCCGCGTGGCATGGTCCACATCAAGGATGTGATGGCTTATATTATCGAGACGGCCCAGCCCAACGGTGATTCAAAAACGAACCTGCCGCAGCTTGATGACGAGCATGTTGATCTGACCCGTACGCTCTCTGACTGCAATCTGATCCGCGATGTTCTCTTTGTCCCTCCATCCATGCCGGCAACGGACCTTCTTGCCAAGATGCAGGCCAGCCGCACCCAGATGGCCCTGGTAATCGATGAGTATGGCGGAACAGACGGACTGGTCTCCCTTGAAGACGTGGTCGAGACTGTTGTGGGCGATATCGAAGATGAACATGACGTGGACGACAGCGAGCTGATTGTTGAAGCCGGTGCTGACCAGTGGATCGCTGATGCACGGGTCGCGCTTGATGATCTCGCTGAGACCCTCGGTGATGATTTCCATGCTGGCGAACACAGCGAGGATGTGGATACGCTGGGTGGATTGCTCTTTGTCCTGATCGGTCGGATACCGGTTCGCGGGGAGTTGATAACCGCCCTTCCCAACTTCGAATTCGAAGTTGTTGATGCTGATCCGCGGCGGATCAAGAAGCTCAGGATCTTCAAGGGCAAGCAGGGTGTGGCACGCCCGAAGCTCTGGCGCGGAGAGGCGCGTTCATCTGATCAGAAGTCTTAG
- the lnt gene encoding apolipoprotein N-acyltransferase, with translation MIDAFADRLIILWGWRRLFVAFVFGVASILAFAPFNFPPVLWITLPGLVWLLDGAGTERGTIRQRLRAPFAVGWWFGFGFFTAGLHWMGSAFFVDPARDALLVPFAIFGLPAALAIFWGLATGLARLFWLEGWPRVLSLTLFLFLAEFLRGHILTGFPWNLLGYALAPTPLLMQSASIIGIYGLTFFAILVFAAPAALTGNRKNSVFLSITCCLVMLHAGFGAYRLSTAEMEPAESVRVRIVQPAIAQTEKWKPENREAILRAYLDLSTAEGADKTGLLGITHLIWPEVALPYLMAEDARTLTAIADLLPSETRLLTGAIRSQISNDGAERDYFNSVYVINDDGALADSYDKVHLVPFGEYLPLRPILEAIGLSPIVQSAGRFKAGRRLRPVDPGIGPPVGILICYEAIFPGLASGWEERPGWLLNVTNDAWFGETIGPHQHFAQTRLRAVESGLSIVRAANTGISAVIDPFGRVDNLLSLGERSILDSEVPKAQQATIYSSYGSIFFFIYVFSAVLLLSHLIYRERQGL, from the coding sequence TTGATTGATGCATTTGCCGACCGTTTGATTATTCTCTGGGGATGGCGCCGCCTGTTTGTTGCCTTTGTTTTCGGCGTCGCATCCATCCTTGCCTTTGCGCCGTTCAATTTCCCACCTGTTCTCTGGATCACCCTTCCGGGACTTGTCTGGCTGCTTGATGGAGCCGGAACGGAGCGCGGGACAATCCGCCAGAGGTTGCGTGCCCCCTTCGCAGTGGGCTGGTGGTTCGGTTTTGGCTTTTTCACCGCTGGCCTCCACTGGATGGGAAGTGCTTTCTTCGTCGACCCGGCGCGTGACGCGCTTCTGGTTCCGTTCGCCATTTTTGGCCTTCCTGCCGCCCTGGCCATCTTCTGGGGGCTCGCCACGGGCCTTGCACGTCTCTTCTGGCTGGAAGGCTGGCCCCGTGTCCTGTCTCTGACGCTCTTTCTGTTTCTTGCCGAGTTTCTGAGGGGTCACATCCTGACGGGGTTCCCCTGGAATCTGCTTGGCTACGCGCTGGCTCCAACTCCCCTGCTGATGCAGTCCGCCTCAATCATCGGCATCTATGGGCTGACCTTCTTTGCCATTCTGGTTTTTGCTGCACCTGCTGCCCTGACGGGAAACCGGAAAAATAGCGTGTTCCTGAGCATCACATGCTGCCTGGTCATGCTTCATGCAGGCTTTGGTGCCTATCGTCTTTCAACGGCTGAAATGGAACCTGCGGAATCTGTTCGTGTCAGGATTGTTCAGCCGGCTATCGCACAAACAGAGAAATGGAAGCCGGAGAACCGCGAGGCAATTCTCCGGGCTTACCTTGACCTGAGCACAGCTGAAGGTGCAGACAAAACCGGCCTTCTTGGCATCACTCATCTCATCTGGCCAGAGGTTGCCCTGCCCTATCTTATGGCGGAGGACGCCCGCACGCTTACAGCGATTGCGGATCTTCTGCCTTCTGAAACCCGCCTTCTTACAGGAGCTATCCGATCACAGATATCCAATGATGGAGCCGAGCGGGACTATTTCAACTCTGTCTATGTGATCAATGATGACGGTGCACTGGCCGACTCTTACGACAAGGTTCATCTTGTGCCGTTTGGCGAATATCTGCCGTTAAGACCCATTCTGGAGGCAATCGGGCTCTCACCGATCGTTCAGTCAGCCGGTCGGTTCAAGGCAGGTCGCCGCCTGAGGCCGGTCGATCCCGGGATTGGCCCGCCGGTTGGTATCCTGATCTGTTATGAGGCGATCTTTCCTGGGCTGGCATCAGGTTGGGAAGAAAGGCCAGGCTGGCTCCTGAATGTGACCAATGATGCATGGTTTGGCGAAACCATCGGACCACACCAGCATTTCGCCCAGACCCGCCTGAGAGCCGTCGAGAGCGGCCTTAGCATTGTCCGGGCCGCCAATACGGGTATTTCCGCAGTGATTGACCCATTCGGACGCGTTGACAATCTGTTGTCGCTGGGTGAACGATCTATTCTGGATTCTGAAGTTCCCAAAGCACAGCAGGCAACCATATATAGCTCTTATGGTAGTATATTCTTTTTTATATACGTTTTTTCAGCTGTGTTGTTACTTTCCCATCTTATATACCGTGAAAGACAAGGTCTGTGA